One Salmo salar chromosome ssa01, Ssal_v3.1, whole genome shotgun sequence DNA window includes the following coding sequences:
- the LOC106564767 gene encoding LOW QUALITY PROTEIN: FHA domain-containing protein FhaA-like (The sequence of the model RefSeq protein was modified relative to this genomic sequence to represent the inferred CDS: inserted 2 bases in 1 codon; substituted 1 base at 1 genomic stop codon) — protein MGKLCELALVSLALLALLHTDSTWAKRSGSSSSSKKSSSNNRGSEKKPSKTSNTQTGSYPRQPQSPNRNPNAYPAGGSYPGRGTNQNQNPAGGYPAAGGYPAAGGYPNQQYPGRANPGGYPNQNPAAGGYPAAGGYPNXQYPGRANPGGYPNQNPAAGGYPAAGGYPNQNPGRGGVNPGYPAGGYPAGGYPVRGGNTGWGQAGGYPGGGMGGGYXNPNNKILSPRYGYGGGHGGMGGGSPFSRSVQNMGHYPSTQSKGFAKKALMAGVGAVAGMAVGYGLGRFPRPHFNFRNPQEEQSYNNYMYSKYGERSTDENDYGRDYTYKVPPRAESYDSFMYTCMKRNDLLQDQGSDSQATPSNQRNNPQGANSQSLPITPEVGNSSPASNQEGTDTVKPLIPAPAEIAGEDKGKEEDDSLTVSIEEIGYPALVEQLKNRKCVKLYMNYSERFLEKQTAERSSGSGSGSNNNNNNNKYENSRSNPLGQGLVQLITTFLMVLSSTLLLQ, from the exons ATGGGGAAACTATGTGAGCTGGCCCTTGTGTCTCTGGCCCTCCTGGCTCTACTTCATACTGACTCTACATGGGCCAAGAGAAgtggcagcagtagcagcagcaaaaaGTCATCATCCAACAACAGGGGTTCAGAAAAAAAGCCATCAAAAACATCAAACACGCAGACAGGAAGCTACCCCAGACAACCACAGAGCCCCAACAGGAACCCCAACGCATACCCAGCAGGAGGTAGTTACCCAGGGAGAGGTACCAATCAGAACCAGAACCCAGCCGGTGGATACCCTGCTGCAGGTGGCTATCCTGCTGCAGGTGGCTACCCCAACCAGCAGTATCCAGGCAGAGCCAATCCTGGGGGATATCCAAACCAGAACCCTGCAGCTGGAGGTTACCCAGCCGCTGGTGGCTATCCCAACTAGCAGTATCCAGGCCGGGCAAATCCTGGGGGATATCCAAACCAGAATCCAGCAGCGGGTGGTTACCCTGCAGCAGGAGGCTACCCCAACCAGAacccagggagaggaggagtcaATCCGGGATACCCAGCCGGAGGTTACCCTGCTGGAGGTTACCCAGTAAGAGGGGGAAATACTGGCTGGGGGCAGGCAGGGGGCTACCctggtggagggatgggaggaggtTA CAACCCAAACAATAAGATCCTCAGTCCCCGCTATGGTTATGGAGGTGGGCATGGGGGTATGGGAGGTGGCTCTCCCTTCTCACGCTCAGTTCAGAATATGGGGCACTACCCCTCTACTCAGTCCAAGGGCTTTGCTAAGAAGGCTCTTATGGCAGGGGTTGGGGCCGTGGCAGGTATGGCAGTAGGCTATGGCCTTGGGCGTTTCCCTCGCCCACATTTCAACTTCCGCAACCCTCAGGAGGAGCAGTCCTACAACAACTACATGTACAGCAAATACGGTGAACGCTCCACAGATGAAAACGACTATGGCCGGGACTATACCTACAAAGTACCACCGCGGGCAGAGTCATATGACAGCTTCATGTATACCTGCATGAAGAGGAACGACCTTCTGCAGGATCAGGGCAGCGACTCCCAGGCCACACCTAGCAACCAGAGGAACAACCCCCAGGGAGCCAACAGCCAGAGCCTGCCTATCACTCCTGAGGTGGGGAACAGCAGTCCAGCTAGCAACCAGGAGGGAACAGACACAGTGAAGCCTCTCATCCCAGCCCCTGCGGAGATAGCTGGAGAGGATAAAGGTAAGGAGGAGGATGACAGCCTCACAGTGAGCATTGAGGAGATTGGTTACCCTGCATTGGTGGAGCAGCTGAAGAACCGTAAGTGTGTGAAGCTGTACATGAACTACTCTGAGCGTTTCCTGGAGAAGCAGACAGCTGAACgtagcagcggcagcggcagcggcagcaacaacaacaacaacaacaacaagtatGAGAACAGTCGCAGTAACCCCCTCGGCCAGGGGCTGGTACAGCTCATAACCACCTTCCTCATGGTCCTGAGCAGCACTCTCCTGCTGCAGTAA